One Spea bombifrons isolate aSpeBom1 chromosome 1, aSpeBom1.2.pri, whole genome shotgun sequence DNA window includes the following coding sequences:
- the LOC128491511 gene encoding ras-related protein Rab-11B-like, translating into MGTRDDEYDYLFKVVLIGDSGVGKSNLLSRFTRNEFNLESKSTIGVEFATRSIQVDGKTIKAQIWDTAGQERYRAITSAYYRGAVGALLIYDIAKHLTYENVERWLKELRDHADNNIVIMLVGNKSDLRHLRAVPTDEARGFAEKNNLSFIETSALDSTNVEESFKNILTEIYRIVSQKQIADRSVHDDSPGNNVVDISVSPTMDGQKAAKLQCCQNL; encoded by the exons TGGTGTTGATTGGTGATTCTGGAGTGGGGAAGAGTAACTTGCTATCTCGTTTTACTCGAAATGAATTCAACCTGGAGAGTAAAAGCACCATCGGGGTGGAATTTGCCACTCGGAGCATCCAGGTTGATGGAAAAACTATAAAGGCTCAAATATGGGACACAGCTGGTCAGGAGCGTTACCGAGCCATCACCTCTGC ttATTACAGAGGAGCTGTAGGAGCACTGCTAATCTACGATATTGCAAAACATCTAACGTACGAGAATGTGGAGCGCTGGCTTAAGGAGCTGAGGGATCATGCGGACAACAACATAGTCATAATGCTGGTTGGAAACAAGAGCGACTTGAGACACCTCAGAGCTGTACCAACAGATGAGGCAAGAGGATTTGCTG AAAAGAACAATCTATCATTCATTGAAACCTCAGCTTTGGATTCTACTAATGTTGAGGAgtctttcaaaaacattttaacag AAATCTACCGCATTGTGTCACAGAAGCAAATTGCGGACAGGTCAGTCCATGATGATTCCCCAGGAAATAATGTGGTGGATATCAGTGTCTCTCCTACCATGGATGGGCAGAAAGCTGCAAAACTGCAATGTTGCCAGAACCTTTAA